In the Parasphingorhabdus halotolerans genome, GCCTCGGCGCCATCCACAAGCATGGACAAAAGCATTTGCTAGCGTCATGACGCAAAATAACCCCGAATAAGAGGACCATTGCTTTGTTAGACCAACTTTCTGTTGACGCCGTATCCGGTAATTTTTCACCAATCGCTTTGTTTCTGGAAGCTGATATCGTCGTTAAACTGGTGATGGTCGGCCTGTTACTGGCCAGCGTCTGGACCTGGACGATCATCGTCAGTTTCGCCCTCAAGATAGGACGCACGCAGAGCAAATCCGAGAAATTCGAGCGCGCGTTTTCCTCTGCCGACAATGTTGACAGCTTTTATGAAAGTCATGGAAAATCAACGCTGCCGATGGCAAAAGTGCTTGCCGCTGGCGTCAAAGAATGGCGGCGATCCACGGCGCGCGGCCCGATTGACCGCGATGGCACAAGGCAACGATTGGCGACAGCAATGAACGCCACAATCGCGCATGAAGTGGACCAGCTGGCAGATCGTTTGAACTTCCTCGCAACCGTCGGCAGTGTTGCACCATTTGTCGGTCTATTCGGCACAGTCTGGGGTATCATGCGCAGTTTCTCGGCCATCGCAGCCGAACAAAATAGCTCCCTCGCGGTGGTTGCGCCCGGCATTGCCGAAGCGCTTTTTGCGACCGCCATTGGTCTGTTTGCAGCCATTCCGGCGGTCATCGCCTATAACCGCTTCTCCCATCGCCTGAACAAGCTTGAGGCTCGCATGGGGCGTTTTGCCGATGGTTTCCACGCCACGCTGAGCCGTGAGCTGGAGCTTGGAGACTGAGCATGGGCATGAACATGGGATCAGGCATTGGCAGGCGTGGCGGCAGACGCGGCCGGGCGCCGATGGCAGAGATTAACGTCACCCCATTTGTTGATGTGATGCTCGTGCTGCTTATCATCTTCATGGTTACCGCGCCATTGCTGGTTGCCGGTGTTCCGGTGGATCTACCGGAAAGCCGTGCCAACGCGCTGGAACAGGACCAGGAGCCGGTGCAAATTTCAATTGATCCGGAAGGCCGGGTATATCTTGGTGAGGACGAGGTCAGCCAGTCCGCGCTGGCTGCACGACTTGGTGAAATAGCCGCAACGCAGGATCCGGAAAATCCGCGCCAGATCATGCTGCGCGGCGACAAAACTCTGGATTACGGCTTGATCATGGGTGTGATGGGCGAACTCAATCGGGCAGGCCTTAACCGGGTGTCATTAGTCACAACAGGTTCATCTGACACAAATTAGGACTTACACGCTGATATGGAAAAGGCTGAAAAAATTGGCTTGGGAGTGGCAGCGGCAGGGCATATTGCCCTGTTCGGTGTGTTATCGCTCAGCCTGATTGCCAAGCCCGATGAAGCGTTTCGGCCCAAGCCAATGGAAGTGATGATTGCCGATGAAGTGGGGCTGGAAAGCTCGACACCTAATCCGGCCATGGTCGCGCCCGCTACCAGTGTGGCGCCAGAATTGGGCCTGCCGGAAGAAAGCAGCTTCATGGAACCGGAGCCGCTGCCGGAACCGCCGCCGACTCCGGCAGCTACACCGAAACCAACGGTGAAACCTGCACCAACGTCGAGTGAACCGCGCCGGAGGCCTGACAAACCAACAAGCACCACAAAACCAAAACCCAAACCGGCGGCTAAACCGACGCCTGCTGCCAAGCCGACACCGGCGGCAAAACCAAAGCCGACGCCGAAAGGCTCCCGCCTCGGAGATGATTTCCTCAAGGGCGTAACCGATGCTCCATCAACCAGCCAGAACCAGAATATTCGCGCTGAAAAAGCGTCTGCCTCTGCCGTGGCTTCGCTCCAGCGTGAGCTTTACCGACTGGTGAAACAGCGATGGAGTCCACCATCTGGCGCAGATTCCGAATTGCTACGCACCAAGGTAGTGGCGCGACTGGACCGTGATGGCAAAATCATTGGTAGCCCTTCGGCTTCAACTACTGGGATAACCGCCAGCAATCGCTCACAAGTTGGTGTGCATCAGGAGCGGGCTATTGCCGCTGTCCGGCTTGCTGCGCCCTATACCACTTTCCCAGAGAAATTTTACGACGAATGGAAGGTCATTGAGCCTGTCCTGTATCAAGGTATTTAGGAGACTATAAGTGTCAAAAATAACCGCGACTCGCACCCAATCAAGCCATAGGCTTTTTTCATGGATTGCTGCATCGTTCATGCTGATCGGCATCACTGCGCCTGTCAAAGCGCAGCTGACTGTCGATGTCGATAACAGCGCAGGCGATGAATTGGTCATCTCGGTTCCTGGCTTGCCAACACCGCAAAGCGTCAACACGCCTGCTGGCAGCACCGCAGAACTTGGCGGCAAGATCAGCGATGTCATTGTCAGCGATCTGCGCTCGAGTGGGTTGTTTAAGCCAAAGGGGCGCAACGAAGTGCGCGGCATTAGTTTTGACGAGGTCACCGCGCCGCAATTTCCCTATTGGGCGGGCACCAATAGCTCGGCGCTGATTCAGGGTTTTATACGCGCCAATCCCGACGGCAAATTGACCGTTGGCTGTTATCTCTATGATGTTGCGCTGGAAACAGAACTCACCCGCCAAGGATTTGTTGTCGATCCCGGCGACTGGCGGCGCGCGGCGCATAAATGCGCTGATAGCATCTACTCGCGTTTATCTGGGGAATCGCCGTTTTTTGACAGCCGCATTGCCTATATCGCCGAAACCGGGCCGAAGGGAAACCGCACCAAACGTCTGGCGATCATGGACAGCGACGGTGCCAATCACCGGTTCATCACGAACGGTCAGGCAACCGCACTCACCCCGCGCTTTTCACCTGACTATCGCAGACTGGTCTATCTCAGCTTTCTCGATGGGAACCCGCGAATTTATGTTTATGAGATTGGCACCGGGCAACAGAAACTGATTACCCAGAGCACCAACCCGACTTTTGCTCCACGCTGGTCGCCCGATGGCAAGTGGATCCTCTATTCCATGGCGATTTCCGGCAACACTGATATTTACAAGGTATCATCCGGCGGTGGGACACCGCAGCGGCTGACATTCTCGCCGGGTATTGATATTGGCGGCAGCTTTTCTCCCGATGGCAGCAGGATCGTGTTTGAAAGCGATCGAAGCGGGAGTCAGCAGCTTTATGTGATGGGCGCCAATGGCGGCAATGAAAACCGCATCAGCTTCGGCGGCGGGCGCTATGCAACGCCGGAATGGAGCCCGCGCGGAGATTTAATCTCTTTCACGAAAATGGCCGGTAATTTCCGCATCGGTGTAATGACTCCAAGCGGTGGCGGTGAACGTTTGCTCACCAATAGCTGGCAGGATGAAGCGCCGACCTGGGCACCCAATGGCCGCGTCATCCAGTTCTTCCGCACAGCGCGCGGCAGTGGACAGACCGGTATTTGGCAAGTGGATTTGACCGGCCGCAATGAACGGAAACTGCCGACACCGGTCGATGGCTCGGACCCTGCTTGGGGTCCTTTATTACCGTAGACTTGACTTCACCATTCGAATCGCGACAAGTACCTGATAAGTCGCTATAACTGGAATTAATTGCAACCAGAATAGGAGCAGAAATATGTTAAAATATGCGACCCCCTCCTGATTACCTCCAGCCTGGTGCTGGCAGGCTGCGCAAAGAAGGCACCAGATGATCTGCCACCGCCGCCCGTTGGGACAACCCAACCGACCGGACCTACTGGACCAGTTGGCCCCGGCTATGCTCCCGGGTCACAGGGTGATTTCCTCGCCAACACCATGTCTGACCGGATCCTTTTTGATACAGACCGTTACAATGTGGATTCGCAGGATCAGGTGATTTTACAAAGCCAGGCGCAATGGCTGGCACAACATCCCAATGCCCGGATCACAATTGAAGGCCATGCCGATGAGCGCGGAACGCGGGATTACAACCTTGCCCTTGGCGAACGCCGCGCCAATGCGGCGAAAAATTATCTGGCTTCGCTTGGCGTCAGTCCATCACGCATGACAACGGTGAGTTACGGCAAGGAGCGCCCGGATGCTCTTGGCTCGAACGAATCCGCATGGGCGCAAAACCGCCGCGCCGTGAGTGTTGTCGTTCGCTAAAGATCGATTGGTACGTTAAAAAAAAAGGCCGCCACCCGAACCGGGTCGCGGCCGTTTTTTTAATTTCAGAAATCTATTTTTTGGTGCCGGTCATTGCCATTTCACCAAAAGCGCCCGCTTTAACCGAACCGGCCAGTTGACCATCGGTAATTGTTGCATCGCCTTCCAGTTTCATTGGCATCGGGACCGTCATGTTCATCGTCCAGGTAATGTGGTTGCCATCCACCTTGCCGTCTTCGACATCCATAGCACCCATTGCGCCAGCATTCGTGCCGGTAAATGTATCACCGTCCGTCACAATAGTGAATTCCGAGGTTTGGTCGCCCATAGGGGATTTGGTGACGCATGTATAAGTACCATCAATAGACATAATATTTTCCTTCTCGTTTTCTTAGTTCCGACCGCATGGTGACGATATGTTATTCATCGCCATCCGAATCACTGGAGCTGGATAGTTTACTAACATCCGTGTCACTAGCTTCATAGCCGCGATATTCAATCGGCATACCCAGCGCTTCCAGTTGCGGTTTGATTTTGTCAGCATCGCCAACGATTACCCAGGTAAAGCCATTTGGATCGACCGCATCAGCCATCGCTTTGTTAAGGTCTTCAGCCGTTAAGGTCCGGTAGCGCGCGGCCACGGTTTCTGCGTAGTTGGATGGACGCCCAAACTGCACATCTTCCTGCATCTGACCCAGCACGCTGGTCGAACGTTCAAACTGACCGGGCAACTGACGGACGTTGCCATTGACCGTGCGTTTTAGTTCTGCATCGGTAACGCCGTTTTCGCCAAGAAAATCTACCACCTGCGCCTTTATGGCAGCAACAGCGGGTCCGGTTTGATTAGTCTGTACTGGCGCGCGCATCAGATAGGGAACTTCATGTTCGCCGCGCAAAATGCTGTTGCGTGTACCGTAGCTCCATCCTTTTGTTTCCCGCAAATCCATATTGATCCGAGAGAGGAAGTTGCCTCCCAGCACCTCATTCGCTGCGTCAAGCGTCAACAGATCATCCGTGCCCTTGAGCGGTGTGACCTGACCTGCATAAATAAGGGACTGCGGAGAATTTGCGCGGTGGATGACCACAATCTTCTCTTGGGCAGCAGGGATAGCAGCATCGAAATTTTTTGCAGGCGCTGCTTTGCCGGTGCCCTTCCATTTGCCAAAACGCATTTCCAGTTTATCGACCAGCGCCTTCCTGGCGATATTGCCCGTCGCGAACAAGGTTGCGTTTTCCGGTCGCATCCAGCCATTGTGGAATTTCACCAAATCGTCGCGGGTAATGGAGGAAACGGATTCCTTGGTTCCATCGCCAGAAAAACCGCGACCGTAAGGGTGGGCTTCACCAAATAAAAGCGGCGGCAGAGCGTTACCGGCGATTGAGCCAGGATCATTGGCGGCTGCTTCAATCGAAGTCAGCTGCTGCACCCGGATACGCTCGATATCGTCTGATTTGAAAGCAGGGTTTTTGACTATATCGGCCATCAGGTCGAGCGAGGCATCCAGATTGGGATTGACTGCACTCAGGCTAACGGCGGTCTGGTCACGACCGCCACCAACGCCAATATTGGCACCCAGCCGCTCTTGCTGCTCGGCGATCTGGATTGAATTCAGACTGGTCGTGCCCTCTTCCAGCATGGATGTGACAAAATTCTGCAATCCGATTTTATCGGCAGGATCCGCGGTGGTGCCTGCGTCAAACGAGAGCGTCACACGCGTCATCGGTACCGCGTCGCGCCGCGCGAAATAGACCTTGATGCCGTTGGAGAGCGTTGCGGTTTCCACATCGGGAAAATCAACATTGGGGACTTCGCCGACGGGCGGCAGACTAGAACGATCTGGCGCGGTGACCGTTCCGGCCTGACCGTCCTGCATATAATAAGCCGGAGCCGTCAGCGTTCCTGTCCGCGCACCCTTGCCTGCGCCGACTTCTTGGTAGGCTTCACGTTCTCCAGGCACAACGGTTATGCCGACTACTGGCCGTGTCAGCCATTTCTGCATGGCTCCGGTCACCGATTCCGGTGTTGTCGATGCCAGCCGCTGCAGTTCCTTTTTGAAGTGGCTCGGATCGTTGGAATAGAGCTTACCCTCTGCTAAAGCGACGGCCTTGCCGCTAAAACCGCCAACCTGCTCGAGGCCGGCAATTCTGGACGCAGCATCGCGCGTGGCGACCCGCTGCACTTCATCAGCAGTCGGGCCTGTTTTGATAAAATCAGCAATAATCTCATCCAGCCGCTTGGCGACCATATCGGCGTCTTCACCCGGTTTCACATCCGCCTGAATATTGACCAGGCTGCCATGTACGAATGGAATCACAAACGCAGATACCGCCACCGCATTTTTCTCTTCCCGCACCATGATATTGTCAAGCCGCGAGCTTGCAAGACCGCCCAGAACGGCCATGCCGACATCGAGCTTTGTGTAATCCGGATCATTGAGCCCAGGCACTACCCAGTTGCGATAAATGCGCGTCGTAGCGACTTTGTCCTTCATCACCTCAAACACCGGCGCAGCTAAGCTCGGGATAGGCGGATCAAGTTTTTCGATCGGCTTGCCGCTCGGAATAGCACCGAACCATTTATTGACCAGCGGCTTCGCGGCCATCGCATCAATATCGCCAGCCAGAACCAGTATCGCGTTATTGGGTCCATAGTGGTCGGTAAACCAGGTTTTCATATCGTCAAGGGAAGCGGCTTCCAGGTCTTCCAACGAGCCGATGGTGTCGTGCCCATAGGGGTGACTGCTATCGGGAAACAGCAACTCGGTTTGCTTGTAGCCGACCAAACCATAAGGTTGATTATCGCCCTGCCGTTTTTCGTTGGAAACCACACCGATCTGATTGTCGAGCTTCTCTTGTGTCACTGCACCAAGCAAATATCCCATCCGGTCGCTCTCCAGGAACAGCGCAACTTCAAGTGCCGATTTGGGAACGGTCTGGAAGTAGTTGGTGCGATCCAGCCAGGTGGTGCCATTAAGATCCGTCGCGCCAATTTGCCGCAACGGCTCGAAATAATCTCCCGGCGCGTTCTCAGAGCCGTTGAACATGATATGCTCGAACAGATGCGCATACCCGGTCTTGCCTTTGGGTTCATTAGCCGAACCAACGCCATACCAAATAGACACCGCAACAATCGGTGCCTTGCGGTCGGTGTGGACCAGCACCTTGAGTCCGTTATCCAGCGTGAATTCTTCATAAGGAATATTCACCGCGTCAACGAGTTCGCTGACCGGCGCGGGCTTCGGAGCTTTATGATTGTCGGCAAAAGCCGGTGCAGAAACCGTCAAGGCGCTCGTAGCAAGAGCGAAAAACAACGTGCGGGAGAAGCGTGACATCAGGGGTAATCCTCTCAAAGATAGATAATATTTACTCTAATAGTTGGAACAGCTATCGCCGCGCAAGCCTGAGCGCCCAAGTTCGACCAACGCCCTTCTGCATTCGACGAACGGCATAAAGCCTATTTGTGCTTCCAGCCCCAGAAAAGATGGCATGGCAAGATGTTCCAGAACGAATATCCATTATCGATCCGGTCAAAATACGGAGCCATAAAATCACGAGCACGTTTAACAAATTGGTACACGAGAAATGCCCCGCCGGGACGAAGCGCCTCATAAGTTTCGCTCGCGATTTTCGGTCCCAAATTGTCGGGCAGGGTAGAAAAAGGCAGGCCCGACAAAATATAATCCGCTTTTTCATGACCAAGGTCAGCAATAATCTGGCGCACATTGGCGGCGGAACCATGCACTGGATAGAAGCGACTATCGCGGATGGATTTGGACAAATATTCAATGAAGTCTGGATTGAGGTCGATTACGATCAGCGTCGCATCCGGTTTCATTCGTTCCAGTATCGGGCGGCAAAAAGTGCCAACGCCGGGACCATATTCAACGAACACATCGCATTCGTCCCATTTGACCGGTTCGAGCATTTTTCTGATCGTGACATCGGACGAAGGAATGATTGATCCAACCATTACCGGATGCTTGATAAAACCCTTGAAAAAGACACCCCAAGCGCCGAAGAAACGCTCCAGTCGCGCTTTGATTCGGCTGAAAATTGGTGTTTTTGCTATGCTGTTACTCAAGAAGTGTCTCCGGACGATTGCCTGGCCGACTTGTTAGAGTGTAATAGCCCCGGTGACAATTATTTTACCGGTTGCGCGTTGAAACCGATTGATTGAAAGAATGATCATGATGCTTCATCCGGCCGGGTCCATTGCAGTAATTTTTTGCGCCAAACGGACGACCATTGACGAGGCTGGCTATCAGGAAGCAGCAGCCAAAATGAGCGCGCTGGCAAAATTGCAGCCCGGCTATCTTGGTGAAGACCATGCCCGCACGGAAAATGGTCTGGGAATTACGATAAGCTACTGGAAAGATGATTCCAGCGCGAAAGCCTGGCGCGATCAGCCGGACCATGCGGCAACAAGAGAAAAAGGCCGCGACAAATGGTATGAATTTTACACCCTCCATGTCGCCCGTGTCGAACGCAGCTATGACTGGCAGAAATAACTTGCCATAGAGACGCGATGGCCGATTCTCCTGTTCCTGAAACTGCAACACCAAAGGCTACACCGATAGATAGCACGCGTATGACTGTGCTGTTTTCGGTCATGCTGGTGACCGCATCGGGCAATACCGCCATGCAGTCCATCCTGCCGACAATCGGCACTCAGCTCCATATCCCTGATTTTTGGGTAAGCGCGGCATTTAGCTGGTCGGCATTGCTGTGGGTTTACACCGCACCCAAATGGGCGAGAATGTCCGACAAACGCGGGCGAAAGGCCTTGATGCGACTTGGCATGATCGGCTTCACATCTTCATTCGCGCTCGCGGGGCTGGCGTTGTTCCTTGGGTTGCAAGGCTGGTATAGTGCGCTTTGGACGTTCGTATTATTCGCTTTATTCCGTAGCCTCTACGGCGGCCTCGGATCAGCCGCACCGCCTGCTGTGCAGGCCTATGTTGCAGCACGCACAGCACGAGCCGACCGCACCAAGGCATTGTCGCTTATCGCCTCTTCGTTCGGCTTGGGTACGGTTGTCGGGCCAGCAATTGCGCCGCTTTTGATTTTGCCGGTGCTGGGCCTTTCCAGCCCGATGTTTGCCTTTGCTTTTATAGGCATTGTCGTCATGGTGGCACTGGCGCTGAAACTCCCAAATGATGATCCCGGTTTCGCCGCGCGCGGAGTTGTGACATCAGAACCCTATAGCTCCGCGCCGACATCAGCCAATTTGCGGCGCGATGATGAAGACGATGATGAAGGCGAACCTGAACCACCGCAGCTGCGCTGGCTTGACCAGCGGATCCGTCCCTGGCTCATCACCGGCTTTCTTGGCGGCAACGCACAGGCGATGGCACTTGGCGTTGTTGGATTTCTGGTACTCGACCGACTCGGGCTCCGTGCCGACCCCGCAGCCGGAATAGAGATGACAGGTATCGTATTAATGTCAGGCGCAGCGGCAACACTGCTCGCGCAATGGGGGCTCATCCCGTTACTGCAAATGGGGCCGCGCGCGTGCGTGCTTTGGGGTATGATTACAGCGATGGTCGGTTGCGCAATATTATCAGAAGCTTCCGGGCTTTATTCCATCATCATCGGCTTTGCACTTGCGTCTCTCGGCTTCGGTATGTTCCGCCCGGGCTTCACCGCCGGTTCGTCAATCAATGTTAGCCGCGCCGAGCAGAATGCGGTGGCGGGTATGGTCGCGAGTATAAGTGGTGCGGCATATATAGCTTCACCTGCGATAGGCGTACTTCTCTATACCTTATATGCGCCTCTGCCTTACTGGTTGGCACTTGCAATCTGTCTTTTTCTGTTCGGCTGGGGCTGGAAGACGTTACAGGCCGATTAAGCTGACATCTCGTGCAGTTAACGGCCGATCAGATATAGCTATAACATTTCACTCAGCAATTGCTTTTCACTCACCATGCTTGCTGCCCCGTTCCGGTGTCAGCATGCCTGGAGAAACAAAACCAATAGGCTCGGCGCGCATCGCGTTTTGTTTCAGCTCGCTTTCCATTTTCGAGTATTCCTCCTCCATTTCCGGCGTGACGGACGCCCGACTGTCTTTTAGCGCTTTCTCGAAATGCTTCATCGACACGGTTTCGACCAAACCGCCATATTCACGTAGCGCATAAAGCCCGGCCCGGCGTACAAGGTCTTCAAGATCAGCGCCCGAATATCTTTCCGCTCGTTCCGCAATATCATCCAGATCGACATCCTTCGCCATCGGCATTTTTGATGTATGAATGGCCAATATTCTGCGCCGACCGGCTTTCCCCGGAACCGGCACGTAAATGAGCTCGTCAAACCGGCCGGGCCGCAACAATGCCGGATCAACCAGACCGGGACGGTTCGTCGCGCCGATCAATATTACCGACTGCATTTCCTCAAGCCCGTCCATTTCTGCAAGAATAGTATTGACCACGCGCTCAGTCACTTGCGGTTCACCCATGCCTCCGCCACGCGCCGGAACCAGACTATCAATCTCGTCAATGAACAGGATAGTTGGCGCTACCTGGCGCGCACGGGCAAAAAGCCGGGCAATTTGCTGTTCACTCTCGCCATACCATTTGGAAAGCAGATCGCTGGATTTGGTCGCAATGAAATTCGCTTCCGCCTCGCGCGCAACCGCTTTGGCCAGCAGGGTTTTGCCCGTACCCGGAGGGCCATAGAGCAGAAATCCCTTAGCGGGTCTTATTCCGAGCCGCGTGAAAGCTTCCGGGTTTTTCATCGGCAATTCAATGCCCTCTTTAAGGCGCATCTGCGCATCATCAAGCCCGCCAATGTCTTCCCAGCGAACGTCCGGTGCCTGCACCATCACCTCACGCATCGCCGATGGTTGCACGCGTTTAAGCGCCTCAACAAAATCATCACGCCGAACGACAAGCTCTTCAAGCACTTCGGGCGGCACCGTTTCTGATTCCAGATCCAGCTTGGGCATGATCCGTCGCACGGCTTCTATTGCCGCTTCCCGCGTCAAAGCGGCAAGATCAGCCCCGACAAAACCATAGGTCGTGCGCGCCAGCTCCTGCAAATCAACCGCTGGTTCCAGCGGCATACCCCGCGTGTGGATGCCCAATATCTCTTTGCGGCCTTTTATATCAGGAACACCAACAACGATTTCACGATCAAACCGGCCGGGACGGCGCAATGCCTCATCAATGGCTTCAGGCCGGTTTGTGGCAGCAATAACGACCAGATTAAGCCGTGACTCCAGTCCGTCCATAAGGGTCAGAAGTTGCGCGACCAGACGTTTCTCGGTTTCCCCTTGCACCTGACCACGTTTGGGCGCGATGGAGTCGATCTCGTCGATAAACAGGATCGACGGCGCAGCCTTGGTCGCTTCTTCAAAAATCTCGCGGAGTTTTTTCTCCGACTCGCCGTAGGCGGACCCCATGATTTCCGGGCCGTTGATCAGGAAAAATTCAGCGTCGCTTTCATTCGCAACCGCGCGGGCAAGGCGGGTTTTTCCTGTTCCCGGAGGGCCATGGAGCAACACACCGCGCGGGGGATCAACGCCAAGCCGGGTGAATAATTGCGGGTAACGCAGTGGCAGCTCGACCATTTCGCGCAGCTGATCAATCGTCTCATGCAATCCACCAACATCATCATATGTGACATCCGCGCGACGGTGTTCGGTTGTTTCTTCATATTCCGGGCGTAACTCAACCTCGGTGTCCTGATCGATATGAACAACGCCTTTGGGAGATGTTGACACCACGGTTAACCTGATCTGCTGCAGGGAAAATGCCGGAGCAGCAAGCATCTGCTGAAGTTGGGGCGGCATATCACCGCGATCGACTTGCTGCTGGCCGTGAGTAGCAACAAAATCACCAGCGGTTACCGGCCGGCCCATAAAGCTTCGTTTCAAGCCATTCCCGCTGCCATGCAGACGCAGGTCTTTTTGCGCCGGGGCGAACACCACTTTCTTTGCTGGTTTCGAATCCACCTTGCGAATTTCGACGAAATCCCCGGAGCCCACACCGGCATTTGCGCGCTGCAAGCCATCAAGCCTTGCAAAATCAAGCCCTTCATCTTCGGGATAGGGAAGAACGGCCCGTGCAGGCGTAGGGCGTTTGCCGGATATTTCGACAACGTCACCCTCGATCAACCCGAGTTTGCCAAGGTTTTCCCGAGACAATCGGGCCAAGCCGCGGCCACTATCTTCCGGTCGCGCGTTGGCAACCTGCAGTTTTATCATTGGATCGTCGTTTGTTGTTTTGTCTTCGGGGGTTGCTGCGTCAGCCACGGGGGAGGATCTCCTCAAACTATCTATTGCATTATTAACAAGATAGGGAGCTGCGCGGCTTTATGCGACCCTGAATTTTTTTCGGATGCGTCGGCCGCAGATTTAGGCCAAAAAAAAGGGCTAGCCCCGAAAGACTAGCCCTAAAAAGTTTTTAGGAGAGGATGCCTGAAAGGCACATCCTATTTGAGGGAAAATGGCTTATGTTGCAAGTGCGAAAAGATTATTTTCAGATGCAAAATTTGCAATCATAATACGCCCAAATCGGACTGATTATGCCATTTTTACCAGTATTATTACATTTTGCGTTGCACAATCTGCATTTTGACACGATAGAAACGCTATCATGCGGCGTCTTCCTCCCCTTCGCGCTCTTGAAGCCTTTGTTCGTGTGGCACGGCTTGGTTCATCCAAGGCGGCCGCCGCTGAACTTGCCCTTTCTGCACCCGCCCTGAGCCGACGGATAAAGTCTCTCGAAGATCATATTGGAAAGACGCTGTTCGAGCGCCGCAATCAATCAATGATTCTCAATGAGGATGGTCGGATCCTGCTCGAAACGGTTGCTCCTGCGATGGAAAATATCGCCGATGCCGTGGAAAAAATGACGGTTACCGGAAGCGACATGCGGTTGCGACTGGGCGTTTTACCGCTGTTTGGCGCAACCCGGCTGTTGCCGCGCTTGCCGGAGCTTAAAAAGCTCTATCCCAAACTGCATATTGATGTGGATACGTCGAGCCATGCGGAAAATATGCTGGGCGATGTTATCGACGCGGCGATCATTATAGCAGACCATGTCGATCCAAATCTCCATTCGGTAAAACTGGACAGCAACAAGGTTTATGCCATCGCTTCATCGGAGCTCAAAAATGGCCCGAATGCGATCACAACTCCAACGGATCTGCAAAACCATAATATTCTGGTTCACAGCGATATGACCAAAGCGTTCGATCAGTGGAAATTGGCAGTCGGTTTGCCCGATCTCGAACCAGCGGGCGTCGACCATATGAATAGCGGACCCTTGATGCTCGAAGCCGCAGCCCAAGGGTTGGGCGTTGCCATCATGCACGGCGGTCATTTTTCGGATGCAAATGACCCGCGTTTGGTGCGGTTATTCGACTATGACATTGATAGCCCCTATAGCTACTGGTTCGTTTGCCGCAAACGGGACAGGAAAAATCGCGCCGTACGGATTTTCCATGATTGGGTCATTAAAGCTGGCCTGTAACATTGCGGTAAACTAGAGGCCCGCCAACACGACTTCATGAAGGCCGCAAATGATCGTTCATTTTCTCTACGAACCCGGTGATGGGGGGTTGGACCGCGTCGCCATATTGCTGGCCAATGGCATGGCAAACCGTGGCCTACCGGTTGAACTATGGCTAGTGAAAGATGAAGGCGCGACGGCGTCACTAATCGACAGGGGAAAAGTGAAGGTCCGCATCTTGCCGACGTCTAATATCGGCAGTCGAGGATTTCGCCTTTTCCGGATCATTCCTGCTTTGGCCAGAATGATCCGAGAACATAAACCTCGGGCAAT is a window encoding:
- a CDS encoding CDC48 family AAA ATPase — translated: MIKLQVANARPEDSGRGLARLSRENLGKLGLIEGDVVEISGKRPTPARAVLPYPEDEGLDFARLDGLQRANAGVGSGDFVEIRKVDSKPAKKVVFAPAQKDLRLHGSGNGLKRSFMGRPVTAGDFVATHGQQQVDRGDMPPQLQQMLAAPAFSLQQIRLTVVSTSPKGVVHIDQDTEVELRPEYEETTEHRRADVTYDDVGGLHETIDQLREMVELPLRYPQLFTRLGVDPPRGVLLHGPPGTGKTRLARAVANESDAEFFLINGPEIMGSAYGESEKKLREIFEEATKAAPSILFIDEIDSIAPKRGQVQGETEKRLVAQLLTLMDGLESRLNLVVIAATNRPEAIDEALRRPGRFDREIVVGVPDIKGRKEILGIHTRGMPLEPAVDLQELARTTYGFVGADLAALTREAAIEAVRRIMPKLDLESETVPPEVLEELVVRRDDFVEALKRVQPSAMREVMVQAPDVRWEDIGGLDDAQMRLKEGIELPMKNPEAFTRLGIRPAKGFLLYGPPGTGKTLLAKAVAREAEANFIATKSSDLLSKWYGESEQQIARLFARARQVAPTILFIDEIDSLVPARGGGMGEPQVTERVVNTILAEMDGLEEMQSVILIGATNRPGLVDPALLRPGRFDELIYVPVPGKAGRRRILAIHTSKMPMAKDVDLDDIAERAERYSGADLEDLVRRAGLYALREYGGLVETVSMKHFEKALKDSRASVTPEMEEEYSKMESELKQNAMRAEPIGFVSPGMLTPERGSKHGE
- a CDS encoding LysR substrate-binding domain-containing protein — protein: MRRLPPLRALEAFVRVARLGSSKAAAAELALSAPALSRRIKSLEDHIGKTLFERRNQSMILNEDGRILLETVAPAMENIADAVEKMTVTGSDMRLRLGVLPLFGATRLLPRLPELKKLYPKLHIDVDTSSHAENMLGDVIDAAIIIADHVDPNLHSVKLDSNKVYAIASSELKNGPNAITTPTDLQNHNILVHSDMTKAFDQWKLAVGLPDLEPAGVDHMNSGPLMLEAAAQGLGVAIMHGGHFSDANDPRLVRLFDYDIDSPYSYWFVCRKRDRKNRAVRIFHDWVIKAGL